TCGTGATTAACTGATACTGTCAAATTGCTCAATCAATCGACTTAAGCCACTAGTATAGCCAGAAAATCATTAACGTAAAATCAACCATAAAAAGGAAGTCTGAACAGCAATTTTGCTGCTCAGAATTCCTGTACAGTTTTCTCGCTACAATGTTACCCTTGTGCTAACTATGATATTTATTTCATACTGGCGTGCTTAATTTCCAGAAGCATAGTAAAGCTTTTTACCAAAAATGCCAATGATCTACTCTAGAAATAAAGCATGAAACTGGAGTCTCAAGAGAGGTTGAAAATAATTTTGCAACCTCTTAAGACTTAACATACTAGCACTCGACTGCGTGAGGCGATCGTTGGCTTGGATGTATCGTTTCTGGTATTTATTCTGACTCGCGCCAATACTTCTGTTGACAGTCAAAATAGATGCGTCTCAGAAATTTTCCTATAAAATAAGTGATAACAATTACTAATATATTATATGTAATAGAATATATTAGCCAAGTTTGAATGGCTAGGACTGTACGCGATCGCATTTGTATTACTGCTTAATGCGTTAGCTTAACATTTACATAACTTATGGCAGAGCGAAAATTTTTATACCCTCAAAAACTTTTGATGACAAAAGCCTTGAAATTTTTTCCTATAAAGGATTACAGGTTGAAAAATTTTAAGTTGCTGAAATCATTTCAGTTAAAACTTTTAGGTCTGCTTGCCATGATCACTGCTTTCAATACCTATTGAGCCTATTTTTGAGGAAAAATAAGGCTCAAATATTACGTCTTTTGCAGATCCGATTTCCCAAGTGGATTATTCAGGCCGGCTACAGTAGTTATTCAAATCCTTCACTAACGCATCTGATTTTTTGCCAACAGTTGTAGCTGCTGTCGTTAGTGCTGAATCGATTTCTGCTCTAGCCTTTTGTATTTGTTCTCTACCAGATGTTGAGGCTTGTGCGTTCTTGGCTGCACCAAGAGCCTTAGCGGCTTTAGCGATCGCTTTACTAAGATTATCAAAAACGTTCACAAAACCGCTTTGAAATTCTTTCAGCTTGGGATCTGTTAAATTCAGCTCCCGAATGGATTTAGTTACAAATTCCAAATCCTTTGACAGTTGCAAGCTGGTGATCACTTGCCTCCCTTTATTTTGATCAATGAGAGAAGTCCCTTCATTCACAACCTTAGTCAGTCGCTGACACTGGGAGATTTTATTCTGGTTGCAACTAGTAGCTAACAAAGCAATGCTCAGGCTAACAGGAGCAATAAAGGTATATTTACGCAAAACAGACATTGATACCACAACAGCATTAAAAACCAGACTATAGTACCCAATATTATGAGCCAAGTTTGGGGAAGATTAGGGGCAGGGGAGCAGAGGGCAGGGAGATATATTTTAGAATGTAACAATCAGTTCTTGATACTCGTGAACAAGCATAAAAACTCCACTTTTTTGCTCCTCAGCCTCTCTGCCAGGATTACCAATCTACTGGCAAACCCAACTGGTCTAATCTATCTCCGTCTTTTAAAAGTGGCTGAATGTCACTGTCTATCTGAATACGACCATCAGCAAGTACTAAAGCACGTTGGGTAACTCTGCCTAACCAATGTAGGTCATGGGAAGCAATTAACATTACTTGCACAGGTAAATTTAACAACACTTGTGCCAAGTGTCGCCGCCATGCTGGATCTAGTCCGTTAGTTGGCTCATCCAAAATCAAAATTGTCGGTTCTAATGCCAAAATCGTGGCTAGGGCAGCAAGGCGTCTTTGTCCACCAGATAGTTCGTGGGCGGAACGGTGGGCGTAAGCTTCTAGCTCAAAATCAGCTAATAATTGCCTGGCCTGATCGCTTGCCTCTGCTGGTGGTACACCATAGTTGCGTGGCCCAAAGGTAACGTCTTCTAAAATGGTCGGCATAAATAATTGGTCGTTGGCATCTTGGAAGCTAAAGCCAATTTGACGACGGACTTGGGGCAGAGTTCTAGGTTCTACTAAGATGCCATTAATCCAAATTTTTCCGGTTTGCGGTTGTTTTAAGCCAATCAGGTTCTCTAGTAATGTGCTTTTTCCAGAACCAGTGGCTCCCATCAATGCCACGCGATCGCCTTTGTTCAAAGTAAAAGAGATTTCTTGTAATACTGGTTCTTGCTGGGAATAGGCATATCCCAAATTCTGAACCTCGACCACAGCACTGTGGGAGTTACCGATTGGAGGTTTGGTTTTAGATGTCAAAGATTTCAAGATTCACAACTGCGTTAAATTCGGTAAGAAGTTAGAGTCAAACAAGCAGCGATCGTCCAAGCTGTTAATAGGACAAAACGCTCTTTTGGTCTAAAAGCGGAATCTATGGGCAATTGCCCGTTGTAACCACGCGTAACCATTGCCGCGTAGACTCGCTCTGCCCTATCTAAACTGCGGAGATACAAAGCTCCGATCATGGAAGCACTAGCATAGCGCAGCCATCCCGCAGTACCATTCAAACCGCGTAATTGAGCGCTGCGCTGCATACGCGTAACTTCTGATAGCAAAATTTCCATGTATTGCCCAGCTAATAGTAAATTTTCCTTTAAAGGTGCTGGTACAGGTAAGCTTTTCAGGGCGATGCCGAAACTGTGAGGCGGTAAGGTCAACAAAAAACTATTCATAGCTATCAGACAAATCAACGAACGAACCAGCAAAAAGCTAGCTCGCTCCCATCCCAAGGGCAATGCAAGTAATGATAAGAAAATCAATTCAGTACCAAGTAATCCTCCTAGTTTGAGAATTGGGACGCGTAACAGTCCAGCCCACAAAAGTGCGATCGCGCCATACGCAGCCAAACAATACCAAGCATGATGCTTTAATAAAGCTGCCCCGACCACAATCACCAAAGACAATTGCAAGCGTAACGGCAAGGAAAGTTTAAGCATCCTTTGGTTTCACCACCTTAGCAATCCCAAAGGCTACAGCAAAGCAAACCGCAGCTCCTATAAGTCCAGCAATACTAGTGCCAATAGTCCCTAAACCTTCAATACCGTAGTTAGCCAAGGGTGTTGGTACAATTACTCGCACTCTATCGGCTAAATTAATAAAACCTGCGTTTTGTGCCACTTTTTCTAAACCATCAGGCCAGGCTGAGGCAAACAGTGACAGCACACCTGCAATCAGGAAAATACTGACAACTGGTATCGACCACCCACGAAACTCATGCTGTTCTCCTGGTAACAAATCTGGTCGTGCAGTGGACAGGTAATTCAGCACACCGCCAGTAATTAACCCTTCGCCAATAGCAATCAGAATATGCACACCACTCATAGCTGGTAAAACTATTGCTACGGGTGCAGTTCCAGAAAGGGCTAACTCAATGGCACAAGCGATCGCGGCTACGACTACACTGACACCAGCTGCTATGCCAGCAGCAAAAGGTAAGCGTCCTTTAGAACCGCCGAACAGCCGCTGCAAGGTTTGGGTTAAACCCCAGCCAACCCAGACACCAATCACTGCCATGTTTAAAATATTCGCTCCCAAGGCTGTGATGCCACCATCAGCGAACAGTACAGCTTGAATTATTAATACCGTGGCGATAGACAACGTTCCCGCCCAAGGACTCCCCAAAACGATCGCTGCTAAGGTTCCCCCTAACAAGTGACCGCTTGTACCTCCTGCTACAGGAAAATTGATCATTTGGGCAGCAAAAATAAAGGCAGTGGTTAAGCCTAAGATGGGAGCGCGACGGATACCAAAAGCTTCTTGCGATCGCCTAAAGGCTACAAACAGCGCTGCCGCACTGACTAAACCAGCAGCTGCCGCCACCGGTGGAGAAACAAATCCATCAGGAATATGCATTATTAACCCTGTATTTCTTGTTGTTTATCTACACAAATTAACTAATATAACTACAGCATCAAATTAATAACAAACAAGATTTTTACTACTTTTGCAATGCCCTGTTGGGGGATTTTCTAGTATTACTTAAGAGATATAGCCAATAAAATATAGATATAATAATATACTTTTCTTTTTTTAAATAAATTTTTGTTAATTATATTTTTATTATTAATCACGAAGGTAGGGAAGGTACAGAAAAAGAGAGGCTCCCTCAGAGCCAAATTTCGGAGCTTCCTCGATTAGCTCTAGCTCATCCCTTTGCGTGGACTGCGAAGCTTCCAAAGAGCAAGCAGAAAAACAAATGACAAATATCAAAAGTAGCGAAATAAGTTTAATATCCTTGATCGCAAGCGTTCTAAAACTGGCCCTTCTTCAGCTACCCCCTCAGCAAATAACATCTCATCACCGGGAATTCTAGCTGTCAATCTTCGTTGCTATTAAAATCCCACGCGATGCAAAATTTGTAAAAGTTCAGCAGAGGAGATAGTTAACATGACGAAGTATAAACATGAAAAAGAAGCGATCGCTTGCCTCAAAATCATTAATTCCCGTTCAATACCATGAACGCTAATGTTACTAATTTATCCTTACTTGTGGTTTTCGCCATTGCTGTATTAGCAAGCCAATTACCATACCAATGCCGACAATAGCAGTAAAGTAAAATAAACCAATCAAGCGGATATAAATTGGTGGTGCGATACCCTCAACTTCTATTTCCTGTGCCACTTTCACCGATGGAAATTGACGGTTAGAACCAGGCTTAGGAGTTACTTCCACTTCGATTTTATGAGGTGAGCCATCAAAAAATTGTTCAAGCCATGTTAACTTGCCTTCTTGGTCAGAAACTCCTTTGTAGCTAAAGACTGTTAAATTATGTTCTAGAGCGATCGCCTTTACCTGCAATACCGCATTCTTAACGGATTGTCCTGTTGTAGCATCTTTCACCTGTATCGCTAAATTTGCAACTTTTCCTACAGTCGCGGTTTTATCTCCCTCAAGTTTGACTTCCAATCCCTGAGATTTTTGGACTGATGGTGCAATGGCTTCACTACTGCTTGAGTGTCCACTGCCATGAGCTTCTGCAACTTCTGCACTAATATTGATAAATAATAAAGTTACTATAGCTATCACTGT
This region of Nostoc sp. UHCC 0302 genomic DNA includes:
- a CDS encoding ABC transporter ATP-binding protein; the encoded protein is MKSLTSKTKPPIGNSHSAVVEVQNLGYAYSQQEPVLQEISFTLNKGDRVALMGATGSGKSTLLENLIGLKQPQTGKIWINGILVEPRTLPQVRRQIGFSFQDANDQLFMPTILEDVTFGPRNYGVPPAEASDQARQLLADFELEAYAHRSAHELSGGQRRLAALATILALEPTILILDEPTNGLDPAWRRHLAQVLLNLPVQVMLIASHDLHWLGRVTQRALVLADGRIQIDSDIQPLLKDGDRLDQLGLPVDW
- a CDS encoding energy-coupling factor transporter transmembrane protein EcfT translates to MLKLSLPLRLQLSLVIVVGAALLKHHAWYCLAAYGAIALLWAGLLRVPILKLGGLLGTELIFLSLLALPLGWERASFLLVRSLICLIAMNSFLLTLPPHSFGIALKSLPVPAPLKENLLLAGQYMEILLSEVTRMQRSAQLRGLNGTAGWLRYASASMIGALYLRSLDRAERVYAAMVTRGYNGQLPIDSAFRPKERFVLLTAWTIAACLTLTSYRI
- a CDS encoding energy-coupling factor ABC transporter permease, giving the protein MHIPDGFVSPPVAAAAGLVSAAALFVAFRRSQEAFGIRRAPILGLTTAFIFAAQMINFPVAGGTSGHLLGGTLAAIVLGSPWAGTLSIATVLIIQAVLFADGGITALGANILNMAVIGVWVGWGLTQTLQRLFGGSKGRLPFAAGIAAGVSVVVAAIACAIELALSGTAPVAIVLPAMSGVHILIAIGEGLITGGVLNYLSTARPDLLPGEQHEFRGWSIPVVSIFLIAGVLSLFASAWPDGLEKVAQNAGFINLADRVRVIVPTPLANYGIEGLGTIGTSIAGLIGAAVCFAVAFGIAKVVKPKDA